One window of Carassius auratus strain Wakin unplaced genomic scaffold, ASM336829v1 scaf_tig00008911, whole genome shotgun sequence genomic DNA carries:
- the LOC113072346 gene encoding uncharacterized protein LOC113072346, whose protein sequence is MAEHEVNPEVNEDVDVEQPHTDKELAAEGTADDVSTTSQRARRSQRVRTLTEKGQEFHKELIEKAACRFRGHYEKWKAAVKDAKGAIDDKYSEDLLQHHVSKVSNAFEGVNAAYVELRRIESPDNETRQRMDTCEAITKTIIGAVAKCSNPSKSEVQGDATWKETEPISKLVASDKMSVKSHHTKLSSRSRVSSRSSSRLSAKRQDAAADVAALQVLLEQETHMKEIERQEAEIAQRQRALEAKRTEVERLETIKKLNAAKARQQVYEQSECSDEEIYSLLHHSPAKNNEVKSENNDSHCKQCSSPQIMTPQREVNTTDLVKAFAESLSVSRLPVPEPTIFSGDPIRYNDWKISFQTLIDRKNIPVEEKTYYLRKYVSGPAKKAIEGYFPLGTESAYYAAWSVLEERYGNPFLVAKAYRDKLDAWPKISSKDSMELQAFADFLCCCKTAMLQIKGLEVFNDCNENQKMLAKLPDWLTSRWNRKVMEVQEENHTFPSFSQFVDFISWEAKIACNPITSLFALKPIEIESTKTQRIKGYGAKVLATNLNERSVSTSCAYCEKLGHSLLNCWKFMSESIHERLNFVQDKKLCFGCLKSGHHSKDCESRATCDTCDKNIQHVFMITVPEKKEQEKVKPAVTGQDKETQTLYKTIPSHQQQAKKHLTESHRMLMTLTHPPLFQYGCQLKASQSMKFFCTRSLIRRATQPSFSKKQHKLCILKVNQLS, encoded by the coding sequence ATGGCAGAGCATGAGGTTAATCCAGAAGTAAATGAAGATGTTGATGTTGAACAACCTCATACAGACAAAGAATTAGCAGCAGAAGGCACAGCTGATGATGTCTCTACTACCTCACAAAGAGCACGGAGAAGCCAAAGAGTCCGTACACTGACGGAAAAGGGCCAAGAATTCCACAAGGAGCTCATAGAGAAGGCTGCATGTCGTTTTAGAGGACACTATGAGAAGTGGAAAGCTGCTGTTAAGGACGCTAAAGGAGCCATAGATGATAAGTACTCAGAGGATCTGCTACAGCACCATGTCTCCAAGGTTTCAAATGCTTTTGAGGGTGTGAATGCTGCCTATGTTGAGTTAAGACGCATTGAATCTCCAGATAATGAGACAAGACAAAGAATGGATACATGTGAAGCCATAACAAAGACAATTATCGGAGCAGTAGCAAAGTGCTCTAACCCAAGTAAATCTGAAGTTCAAGGAGATGCAACCTGGAAAGAGACTGAGCCTATATCTAAGTTAGTAGCCTCAGACAAGATGAGTGTAAAGTCACACCACACTAAGCTCTCTTCTCGCTCAAGGGTCTCCTCTAGAAGCTCCAGCAGGCTTTCAGCCAAAAGACAAGATGCAGCTGCTGATGTTGCAGCACTGCAAGTTCTGCTTGAACAAGAAACTCATATGAAGGAAATCGAAAGACAAGAAGCGGAAATAGCACAAAGACAGAGAGCTCTAGAAGCTAAGCGTACAGAAGTAGAGCGACTTGAGACAATAAAAAAGCTAAATGCAGCAAAGGCTCGACAGCAGGTGTATGAACAAAGTGAATGTTCAGATGAAGAGATATACAGCCTACTTCACCACAGTCCTGCCAAAAACAATGAAGTCAAGTCTGAAAACAATGACTCACATTGCAAACAGTGCTCTTCACCGCAAATTATGACACCTCAACGAGAAGTGAACACGACAGATCTGGTCAAAGCATTTGCAGAGTCTCTTAGTGTAAGCCGTCTTCCGGTACCAGAGCCTACAATATTCAGTGGCGATCCTATAAGATATAATGATTGGAAGATTTCCTTTCAAACTTTGATCGACAGGAAAAATATACCAGTTGAAGAGAAGACTTATTACCTGAGAAAGTATGTAAGTGGGCCTGCAAAGAAGGCAATAGAAGGCTACTTTCCGCTTGGCACAGAATCAGCATACTATGCAGCATGGTCAGTTCTCGAAGAGAGGTATGGTAATCCCTTCCTCGTAGCTAAAGCCTATCGAGACAAACTCGATGCATGGCCAAAGATAAGCTCCAAAGACAGTATGGAACTTCAGGCATTTGCTGATTTCCTCTGCTGCTGCAAGACAGCCATGTTACAAATCAAGGGGCTTGAAgtgttcaatgactgcaatgaaaaCCAAAAAATGCTTGCAAAACTCCCAGATTGGCTCACTTCAAGATGGAATAGAAAGGTTATGGAAGTGCAAGAGGAAAACCACACCTTCCCGAGCTTCAGCCAATTTGTGGACTTCATCTCATGGGAAGCCAAAATTGCCTGTAACCCCATAACATCTCTTTTCGCTTTGAAACCAATTGAAATTGAAAGTACAAAAACCCAAAGGATCAAAGGCTATGGAGCAAAGGTACTGGCAACTAACTTAAATGAAAGATCTGTCAGTACTAGTTGTGCGTACTGTGAGAAGTTGGGTCACAGCCTACTTAATTGCTGGAAGTTTATGAGTGAGAGTATTCATGAGAGACTAAATTTTGTTCAAGACAAGAAGTTATGCTTTGGCTGCCTAAAGTCTGGTCACCACTCCAAGGATTGTGAAAGCAGAGCCACCTGTGATACATGTGATAAAAACATCCAACATGTCTTCATGATAACCGTACCAGAgaagaaagaacaagaaaaagtCAAACCAGCAGTGACAGGACAAGACAAAGAAACCCAGACACTTTACAAGACGATACCATCACACCAACAACAAGCGAAGAAACATCTAACAGAGTCGCACAGAATGTTGATGACACTCACACATCCTCCATTGTTCCAGTATGGGTGTCAGCTGAAGGCAAGCCAGAGCATGAAGTTCTTTTGTACGCGCTCCTTGATACGCAGAGCGACACAACCTTCATTCTCGAAGAAACAGCACAAGCTCTGCATATTAAAGGTAAATCAGCTCAGCTAA
- the LOC113072347 gene encoding gastrula zinc finger protein XlCGF8.2DB — MMFVKEESEEKTIKAEPWIIKHEEQRGLMNVKEEEDLNKVEEKYQCQNVIIEGTSVNCSKTEKSCSQQNIQRKEVKMPFSCSQCGNAFTRKNYLKNHMKIHTGIKPFTCSECGKSFTQKRNLDEHMMIVHAGKRPFTCSECGNTFTRKECLKNHMKIHVGIKPFVCSQCGKTFIQKRHLNEHLLTHTSEKPFTCSQCGKSLSRRESLKNHMLIHAGIKPFVCSQCGRSFTQKKQLNEHLLTHSSEKHFTCSQCGKSLSRRGSLKNHMLIHAGIKPFVCSQCGKSFTQKKQLNEHVLIHTSEKSLTCSTCGNTFTRKETLKNHMLIHMGIKRFSCSRCGNAFSHKASLWNHMKIHTGIKPFSCSQCGGSFTQKRRLNEHMCIHTEKSFICP, encoded by the coding sequence gCCTGATGAAcgtgaaagaagaagaagatctaAATAAAGTGGAGGAGAAATATCAGTGTCAGAATGTCATCATTGAAGGAACATCAGTGAATTGCTCCAAAACTGAAAAAAGTTGCTCGcaacaaaacattcaaagaaaAGAAGTCAAAatgcctttcagctgctctcagtgtggaaatgCATTCACTCGTAAAAACTACCTTAAGAATCACATGAAAATTCAtactggaataaagcctttcacctgctctgagtgtggaaagagtttcacacagaAAAGAAATCTTGACGAACACATGATGATTGTTCATGCTGGAAAAAGGCCTTTCACCTGCTCTGAATGCGGAAATACATTCACACGCAAAGAATGCCTTAAAAATCACATGAAAATTCATGTTGGAATAAAACCTTTtgtctgctctcagtgtggaaagacttTCATTCAGAAAAGACATCTTAACGAGCATTTGCTAACTCACACTTCAGAAAAGCCTTtcacctgctctcagtgtggaaaatcTTTGTCACGTAGAGAGAGTCTGAAgaatcacatgttaattcatgctggaataaagcctttcgtctgctctcagtgtggaaggagttttacacagaaaaaacaaCTTAATGAGCATTTGCTAACTCACAGTTCAGAAAAGCATTtcacctgctctcagtgtggaaagtctTTGTCACGCAGAGGAAGTCTGAAgaatcacatgttaattcatgctggaataaagcctttcgtctgctctcagtgtggaaagagtttcacacaaaaaaaacaacttaacGAGCATGTGCTGATTCACACCTCAGAAAAGTCTCTCACCTGCTCTACGTGTGGAAACACTTTTACACGTAAAGAAACCCTAAAgaatcacatgttaattcatatgGGAATAAAGCGTTTTAGCTGCTCTCGGTGTGGAAACGCTTTCAGCCATAAAGCAAGCCTTTGGAATCACATGAAAATTCATACTGGAATAAAACCTTTTAGCTGCTCACAGTGTGGAGGCAGTTTTACTCAGAAAAGAAGACTTAATGAGCATATGTGTATTCACACAGAAAAGTCTTTTATCTGTCCTTAG